The following proteins are co-located in the Citrobacter freundii ATCC 8090 = MTCC 1658 = NBRC 12681 genome:
- the flgN gene encoding flagellar protein FlgN — MSTRLQQVKTLLQGIREDGTRYDVLRHQLEQQRLCMIRRDSDKLLAINELIQQHYEQLQNSSQQRRSILQLLGVSVNRAGIEQVFSWLPGVQKSAAEGWWQSLELKAKRCKAYNEKNGDLLIRQYEFIQAFLGTEPDFIYQR; from the coding sequence GTGAGCACCAGGCTACAGCAGGTGAAAACTCTGCTTCAGGGCATTCGTGAAGACGGAACGCGGTATGACGTGCTCAGACACCAGTTGGAACAACAACGTCTGTGTATGATCCGTCGCGACAGCGACAAGCTGCTGGCCATCAATGAACTTATTCAACAGCATTATGAGCAGTTGCAAAACAGCAGCCAACAGCGCCGTTCGATCCTGCAACTGCTGGGCGTAAGCGTCAATCGTGCAGGAATAGAGCAGGTCTTTAGTTGGTTGCCGGGCGTGCAGAAAAGTGCCGCAGAGGGCTGGTGGCAAAGCCTTGAGCTAAAAGCGAAACGCTGCAAGGCGTACAACGAAAAAAACGGCGATCTGCTGATCCGCCAGTATGAATTTATTCAGGCTTTTTTAGGTACCGAGCCGGATTTTATTTACCAGCGCTAA
- the flgM gene encoding flagellar biosynthesis anti-sigma factor FlgM gives MKITPSLPGNRPASTTEQARADKSSVQTSTSSSASLSADDITQAGLQTAQQTLNSDTQSDVDYDKVAQMQAMLASGDLQVDTDQLAGDMLSFFQK, from the coding sequence ATGAAAATTACCCCGAGTCTGCCTGGCAATCGCCCTGCATCGACAACCGAACAGGCACGTGCAGACAAGAGCAGCGTGCAGACGAGCACGTCCAGTTCCGCATCGCTTTCCGCCGATGATATTACTCAGGCGGGATTGCAAACGGCGCAGCAAACGCTGAACAGTGATACGCAAAGTGACGTTGATTACGACAAAGTGGCGCAAATGCAGGCCATGCTGGCCTCAGGCGATTTGCAGGTTGATACCGATCAACTGGCTGGGGACATGCTCAGCTTTTTCCAGAAATAA
- the flgA gene encoding flagellar basal body P-ring formation chaperone FlgA produces MKLPSYVRKPSFPFAAEIMLALCCVLPVHAAVHPIQHSAREQINALVLTAASHEIDALAHKQQWQDYRYTFNIYIPSAVSNSALCASAPQITANSSPEMALSRMNFVVTCPGNAGWKYNVAVRPDVSVPVVMPKSLIARDAVITADDLQLKKFNISNQREGLITNMDEAIGLTSKRALQPGKPITRSELVQPILVKRDQPVMIVSHMAGITASMPGVALKNGRKGDVIKIRNSSSQRIISGVVDDTGVVTTLTAEQ; encoded by the coding sequence ATGAAACTCCCCTCCTACGTAAGGAAGCCTTCTTTCCCCTTTGCCGCGGAGATAATGCTGGCTTTATGCTGCGTCTTACCCGTACATGCCGCCGTCCATCCCATTCAGCACAGCGCCCGGGAACAGATCAACGCACTTGTTCTGACTGCCGCCAGTCATGAAATCGACGCACTGGCGCACAAACAGCAGTGGCAGGACTATCGCTACACGTTCAATATCTATATCCCCTCAGCCGTGAGTAACAGCGCGCTATGCGCGTCGGCGCCACAGATCACCGCTAACTCTTCCCCGGAGATGGCCTTGTCACGAATGAACTTTGTGGTGACCTGCCCAGGCAATGCGGGCTGGAAATATAACGTTGCAGTGCGCCCCGACGTGTCGGTGCCGGTAGTGATGCCAAAGTCGTTGATTGCCCGAGATGCGGTGATTACCGCCGACGACCTGCAGCTTAAAAAATTCAATATCAGCAACCAACGGGAAGGGTTGATAACAAATATGGATGAAGCAATTGGCCTCACCAGCAAGCGCGCCCTGCAACCGGGTAAACCGATTACCCGTAGCGAGCTGGTTCAGCCCATATTGGTTAAACGCGACCAGCCAGTGATGATCGTCTCCCATATGGCTGGCATTACCGCCTCAATGCCGGGCGTGGCGTTGAAGAATGGTCGTAAAGGGGATGTGATAAAAATTCGTAATAGCAGCAGCCAGCGGATCATCAGCGGTGTGGTGGACGATACCGGCGTGGTCACCACGTTAACGGCTGAGCAGTGA